A stretch of the Argentina anserina chromosome 6, drPotAnse1.1, whole genome shotgun sequence genome encodes the following:
- the LOC126799440 gene encoding dolichyl-diphosphooligosaccharide--protein glycosyltransferase subunit 4A, giving the protein MFDDQDLGFFANFLGIFIFVLVIAYHYVMADPKYE; this is encoded by the coding sequence ATGTTTGACGATCAGGACCTGGGCTTCTTTGCTAATTTCCTTGGCATCTTCatctttgttttggtaatCGCGTATCATTATGTGATGGCTGACCCAAAATATGAATAG